TTCCTCGACATGAAGCTGATCGGCCTCGGCGGACTCGACCTCGCGGTGCTGCCGATCGGCGACCAGTTTACAATGGGCCCCGAGGACGCGGTCGAGGCGGTGAAGTTCCTGAACCCCAAGAAAGTCGCGCCCTGCCACTACAATACTTGGCCGCCGATCGCCCAAGACGCTGGCGCCTGGGCCGAGCTAGTTCGCCGGCAAACCGCGGCGGAGCCGATCGTGGTCGAACCGGGCGGCAAGTTCGTGGTATGATTCAGCCGGCCTGAAGACCCCTCCCGTAAAGGGAGGGGCTCGCCAGGGGCCTTTGCGCCGCTTCGCTCCTTATTCCTTAACATCTTCGACATTGATACCGCTGCTCTTCGAACAGTCGACCATACGGAACAACAAAACATGCCGTCGCTCATCGCCCCTACGGTTCGCGCCGCCTTCGCTACGCTCCTGCTCGCCTCGGCCACTGTCGCTCAAGCCGCCGATGCGATCGCTTGGAAGTTCTCGCCCGGTTTGGTGAACCGCTTCCAAATGAACCAGGAAACCAAGGTCACCAAGACTGGCGCCGGCGGCGACATGTCGGTCGATACGCTGCTCACCATCGACCTGTCGTGGGCCGTGAAGGAAGTGAACGCCGACGGCTCGGCCGTACTCGAACAGAAGATCGACCGCATGCGGATGACGGTGACGACGAGCGACGGGTTGAAGTCGGAAATCGACACCGACTCGAAGGATCCCGCCCAAGGCCAAGCGGCGATGGCGGCGCCGCTGCTCAAGGCGATCACCGGCAACGTCTTCATCATCACGATGACCCCGCGCGGCGAAGTGACGAACGTCGTCGTTCCCGATGCGGTCACCGAAGCGCTTAAGAATCAACCCGGCGCACCGCAAATGGGCGAACTCGCCAGTGCCGAAGGTTTTAAGAAGCTCGTCGGCCAGGCGTCGTTCGTATTGCCTGAGGGACTCACCGTTGGCAAGGAGTGGACCAGCACGACGGAATCGAAGCTCCCGGTCGTTGGTACGCAAAAAGCTGTGACCACCTACAAGTTCGAAGGCCCGATCGACCAAGAAGGAACGAAGCTTGAGAAGTTTACCGCCAAGGTCGACATCAGCTTCTCCGGCGGCGAGGTGACGGTTGAAGTGCCGAGCCAAGAATCAAACGGCGAGATTCTATTCAACGCCGAGGCGGGCCGGCTCGAACAATCGAAGATCACGCAGGTAACGAATCTGAAGATTTCGAACCTGAAGATTCCGGAACTGAAGGACGCCGCAGGCCAGGTCGTCGAACAGAAGATCGAGCAAACGATCGGCGTGAAGTGGGTGCCGGACGTGAAGTAACCGCCGCCCCAAGTAGCCGCCGGTCAACGACCGGCCGGAGCGGAAATCAAATGGGGAATGCTGAATGTGGAGTGGGGTAGGATCACGAGCGCCTCCCTCATCCCCCATTCAGCATTCCCCATTCAGCATTCCCCATTCGCCATTACTTCGTTCCGCTCCAGCGGCTCGTTGAGCCGCGGCTACTCCGCCTTCGTCGGCGTCGTGCGGACCTGGATCTCATCCCCAACGACCCGCGTCTCGAACGCGTCGATCTTGATCCGCGGATTGTCGCACCACGTCCCGTCGCACACCGAAAAGTGCCAGGCGTGCCAGGGGCAAGTCACCACCCCCTCGGCGTCCATATATCCGGCGCCAAGCGACGCCCCCATGTGCGGGCACAAATCGTCGATTGCGAAATACTCGCCCCCGCGATTGAACACGGCCACCAGCCGCTCGCCGACCTGAAACGTCCCCCCCTGCCCCTCGGCAATGGCTCCCACGCGGGCAACGGTGACAAACTCAGACATACGGGCAATTCGCTTGGTGGCAGATGGAGCCGTTGAGCTTACCCCCCCAACGGCCGCCGCTCAACGACGAGTAGCCGCGGCTCAACGAGCCGCCGGAGCGGAACTCGAACAAGGGCGAATGGGGAGGAAACTCACGCACGACTCTTCCCTCCCCTCATTCCCCATTCCCCATTCTTTCCGCCCCGCTCCGGCCGGTCGTTGAACGGCGGCTACCATTCGCTGGCGGCTACTACAGTCGCCACGCGGCCAATTCCGAGTACAATATCCATTCCGTCATTCGGATTTCGTCATTCGTCATTCAGCGTCTCCGCCTATGCCAGCCGACGTTTCGCTCCGCGAGTTCCAGCAACTCATACGCGGGATGTATCACGAGAAGGACGTTGCCCGCGGCGTCGACGGGACGTTCATGTGGCTGATGGAGGAGGTGGGCGAACTCGCCGCCGCCCTTCGCGAAGGGACGCACGAAGAACAGGCGATGGAGTTCGCCGACGTGCTCGCCTGGCTGACGACGATCGCCAACGTGGCAGGGATCGACCTCTCGGCCGCTCTGGAAAAGAAGTACGGCGGCGGCTGCCCCGGCTGCGGCCACCTCATTTGCACCTGCGACGATGCGGAGAAGCCGTGAGCGATTCCCCGCTGAAGCCAACCGCAATTTCTAGCCCCGAGCTCCGCCCGGGGGTCGAACGGCGCTCCATGCCGCAACGGTTCGCGGCGCTACCCCCTGGCGGAGCCAGGGGCTGGAAATGCACCTTTGCCTCGCTCTGCTGCGCGCTCATCGTGGCGACCTCGTCGCTCGCGCGCGCTCAAGAACCCGCCCCCGCCAAGCTCGCCATCACCCAACTTAAAATCGGCTTCGG
This sequence is a window from Lacipirellula parvula. Protein-coding genes within it:
- a CDS encoding DUF6263 family protein, coding for MPSLIAPTVRAAFATLLLASATVAQAADAIAWKFSPGLVNRFQMNQETKVTKTGAGGDMSVDTLLTIDLSWAVKEVNADGSAVLEQKIDRMRMTVTTSDGLKSEIDTDSKDPAQGQAAMAAPLLKAITGNVFIITMTPRGEVTNVVVPDAVTEALKNQPGAPQMGELASAEGFKKLVGQASFVLPEGLTVGKEWTSTTESKLPVVGTQKAVTTYKFEGPIDQEGTKLEKFTAKVDISFSGGEVTVEVPSQESNGEILFNAEAGRLEQSKITQVTNLKISNLKIPELKDAAGQVVEQKIEQTIGVKWVPDVK
- a CDS encoding Rieske (2Fe-2S) protein: MSEFVTVARVGAIAEGQGGTFQVGERLVAVFNRGGEYFAIDDLCPHMGASLGAGYMDAEGVVTCPWHAWHFSVCDGTWCDNPRIKIDAFETRVVGDEIQVRTTPTKAE
- a CDS encoding MazG nucleotide pyrophosphohydrolase domain-containing protein, yielding MPADVSLREFQQLIRGMYHEKDVARGVDGTFMWLMEEVGELAAALREGTHEEQAMEFADVLAWLTTIANVAGIDLSAALEKKYGGGCPGCGHLICTCDDAEKP